Within the Tessaracoccus flavescens genome, the region ATGTCGGTGAGCTCGACGCCGTCGAGGGTGACCGAGCCCGAGGTGATCTCGTACTTGGGGTGGCCCGCGATGGCGTAGGCGAGGGTCGACTTGCCGGAGCCGTTGGGGCCCATGATGGCGTGGATCTCACCGGGGTTGATGGTCAGGTTGACGCCCTTGAGGATGGGCTTGTTGCCGTCTTCGGTGTGGACGTCGACGTGCAGGTCGGAGATGACGAGCGTTGACATGGGTTGTTACTCCTAGTTGTCTTCAAAAATGAGGGGGTTGTCGGGATCGATCAGGATGTCGTCTCCCTCGATCCGGACGGGGAACACGCGCACCGGCTGGGTGGCGGGCAGGTTCATGGCCCGTCCGGTGCGCAGGTCGAAGGTCGACCCGTGCAGGTAGCACTCGATGGCGCAGTCGATGACGTCGCCTTCGCTGAGCGGAACCTTCGCGTGGCTGCACTCGTTCTCGATGGCGTACAGCTCGCCCTGGTGTCGCACGATCGCGACCTCAAGTTCGCCGTCGTCCTGCCTGCCTGAGCCGGTCTCTGGGACCTCGCAGGCGAGGGGGACGTCATCGGTGAGCTCATCGAGCGTTGCGATGGCGACGAAGCTCACGCCTCGTCCCCCGAGTTCGTGGAGCCGTGGACGAGTTCGAGTTCGCGCTCGACCTGCTCGTAGAGCTTCTTCTCGATCTGCGGGACGCCGATGCGACGGATGATGTCGTTGAAGAAGCCGTGCACGATCAGGCGACGCGACTCCTCCTCGGTGATGCCGCGGCTCATCAGGTAGAAGAGCTGGTTGTCATCGAAGCGGCCGGTGCTGGAGGCGTGGCCCGCTCCCGCGATGTCGCCGGTCTCGATCTCGAGGTTGGGCACGGAGTCGGCCTGGCAGCCTT harbors:
- a CDS encoding non-heme iron oxygenase ferredoxin subunit codes for the protein MSFVAIATLDELTDDVPLACEVPETGSGRQDDGELEVAIVRHQGELYAIENECSHAKVPLSEGDVIDCAIECYLHGSTFDLRTGRAMNLPATQPVRVFPVRIEGDDILIDPDNPLIFEDN